The segment GTCGCCGCCTATTGGCGTGCGTTGCTCAATCGGCTTGATCGCCTGCTGCCGCCTCGTCATTTACGTCGTGCGGGCACTCGCTGCCGCTCCGAAGCTCCCCCGCGGAAGGAGCAGCCATGACGGCCGCTGTAGTACAGGCTCAGACCAGCCACCTGCATCGCTGGCCCGGACTGGGTCACTGGAATCTGTATTTCCTGGCCAAGTTCGTGCTGCTCGCGCTTGGCCTGATCGCACTCCAGCCCTTGCCCAACCTGTTGCTGGCCGCGCTGCTCTGCGCACCGCTGCCAGGCAGATCGTTGCGCCTGACCCGTCAAGTGATCGCCGTACCGGCGGGAGCCGCCCTGCTGTATCACGAGACCTGGCTACCACCGTTCCAGCGCCTGCTGGCGCAACCCGGCGTGCTCGACTTCACCCCTACCTATCTTTTGGAGCTCGC is part of the Stutzerimonas balearica DSM 6083 genome and harbors:
- a CDS encoding cellulose biosynthesis protein BcsF yields the protein MTHTGLLEVALLCLTLGMLAGCLVAAYWRALLNRLDRLLPPRHLRRAGTRCRSEAPPRKEQP